A genome region from Hymenobacter tibetensis includes the following:
- a CDS encoding YdcF family protein has product MLDDNVKRATAHRFPAGLWRAFFALLACFSGLAFTGFGQSPFPRPAAAYADSALLAQAFPLLSVFEESPALQRALQNDKALQTVARRQAARSYQALSEGTPDAQRYADSVVWKPQEIRLIQQALVHTYANSPEFRALLAPTIGPAGRYPLYLNRPDTAVLRLAWQDAARGLNRILRVYLANQKPRYPAIDSSSFPRHDATLAQKVRTALLPVSKKQRQRPTAYYALPLQAARLALRLNDRDEAIRYEPLSAGLNQAPRAAVRHTTWARYPYSVLLVPGLGPEKPGVALDTLGAFRCRLAAARYRQGLAPFIVVSGGHVHPNKTPYCEAVEMKKYLVQTQGLPDSVVFIEPYARHTTTNLRNTARMLYAFGIPTDRPVLVVTDVSQSRYILGMEERCRRELGYVPYRGLQKVSSEENAFFPVPAARQPDPYDPLDP; this is encoded by the coding sequence ATGCTAGATGATAACGTGAAACGCGCCACTGCCCACCGCTTTCCGGCGGGGCTGTGGCGCGCTTTTTTTGCCCTGCTGGCTTGCTTCAGCGGGTTGGCTTTCACTGGTTTCGGCCAGTCGCCATTTCCTCGGCCAGCGGCCGCCTACGCTGATTCCGCCCTGCTAGCTCAGGCGTTTCCGTTGCTCTCAGTCTTCGAGGAAAGTCCGGCGCTGCAACGGGCGCTCCAAAACGATAAGGCGTTGCAGACCGTTGCCCGTCGCCAGGCTGCGCGCTCCTACCAGGCCCTTAGCGAAGGCACGCCGGATGCACAACGCTACGCAGATTCGGTGGTGTGGAAGCCTCAGGAAATTCGCCTTATCCAGCAAGCCTTGGTTCACACCTACGCAAATAGCCCGGAATTTCGGGCGCTGCTGGCGCCCACTATAGGTCCAGCTGGCCGCTATCCGCTCTACCTGAACCGGCCGGACACCGCCGTGCTGCGGCTGGCCTGGCAAGATGCCGCACGGGGTTTGAACCGGATTCTACGGGTGTACTTGGCTAACCAGAAGCCGCGCTATCCGGCCATCGACTCCAGCAGTTTTCCGCGGCACGATGCCACATTAGCCCAAAAAGTGCGCACTGCATTACTGCCAGTCAGCAAAAAACAACGCCAGCGCCCAACCGCCTATTACGCCTTGCCACTGCAAGCAGCCCGGCTGGCCTTGCGCCTCAACGACCGGGACGAAGCCATTCGCTACGAACCTCTAAGCGCGGGCCTGAACCAGGCTCCGCGTGCCGCAGTACGCCATACCACTTGGGCGCGCTACCCCTACAGCGTGCTGCTAGTGCCCGGCCTAGGACCGGAAAAGCCCGGCGTTGCGCTCGATACATTGGGCGCTTTCCGTTGCCGGCTGGCGGCGGCGCGCTACCGGCAAGGCTTGGCGCCTTTCATTGTGGTATCGGGTGGGCATGTGCACCCCAACAAGACGCCTTATTGCGAGGCCGTGGAAATGAAGAAGTACCTGGTGCAAACCCAGGGCCTGCCTGATTCGGTGGTGTTCATTGAACCTTATGCCCGCCACACCACTACCAACCTGCGCAACACCGCCCGGATGCTCTATGCCTTTGGCATCCCCACCGACCGGCCCGTACTTGTCGTGACCGACGTTTCGCAAAGCCGCTACATCCTGGGAATGGAAGAGCGCTGCCGCCGCGAGCTTGGCTACGTGCCGTACCGCGGCTTGCAGAAGGTATCCTCGGAAGAAAACGCCTTTTTCCCCGTACCGGCAGCCCGGCAGCCCGACCCTTACGATCCGCTCGATCCATAA
- a CDS encoding glycoside hydrolase domain-containing protein: protein MKYFWWIILSVLPLLGRAQTAAPVEQVNVFLGSSGDHGQLSPAASYPFSMVSLGPQTYPNTHTGYEHLARKFLGFTHNRFEGVGCMGSGGNLLVKPFMGRQPQQTELLKAAEQAEPGYYSVSFTNGQKAELTVAQKFGVHHYSFPAGDPGLYFDLSHSFVKRFKQEQHTTEGTVLSGWIEAATTCDAGLYRLFYYLEINRPVQWETTGAHQLIARLSSSGSPAEVEVRVAFSSVSVAYAKAGLRRESFVALRQQSSQAWNALLNRVQVQGEPARTKLFYSMLYRTLQSPYVVSEPDGSYQAIDGSRQMSRMPIYNGWAVWDNYHTQLPLLSLVYPTEFQNIAASLANLYRFGKKDFATKHEPSPTVRTEHAIVVLLDAYRKGYKVDLRGIRDSLISEVNRLDYSHPDKALESSYDAWALAGILAELKDDKLSAQYRQKALGYRNYWRKDFADITQPDVDKLPARGMYQGTVWQYRWAVPFDVKGLITLMGGEAAYRQQLDNFFAGDFYNHANETDLQAPALYNASQQPWKSQALLHQLAVDTVVQHYFNDNSRGIDPYIGRIYQNQPQAYLRTMDDDAGAMSAWYVLTACGLMPACVGEPVYYLSLPLFEKLTLQVAPKKTLAIQVENYSPVRRYIQSAKLNGKPIERNWLTHQEIAAGGTLTLVAADTPNLTWGVQQQWISDGQAVK from the coding sequence ATGAAATATTTCTGGTGGATAATACTGAGTGTGCTGCCCCTGCTTGGCCGAGCGCAAACGGCCGCGCCGGTCGAGCAAGTCAACGTGTTTCTGGGTTCGTCCGGCGACCATGGCCAACTCTCGCCCGCGGCTTCGTACCCGTTCAGCATGGTTAGCCTGGGGCCCCAGACCTACCCCAACACTCACACCGGCTACGAGCATTTGGCCCGCAAATTCCTAGGCTTCACCCACAACCGGTTCGAGGGCGTGGGCTGCATGGGCAGCGGCGGCAACTTGCTGGTGAAGCCCTTCATGGGCCGGCAACCCCAGCAAACCGAGCTGCTCAAAGCCGCGGAGCAAGCCGAGCCAGGCTACTACAGCGTCTCGTTCACCAATGGTCAAAAAGCGGAGCTGACGGTAGCCCAAAAGTTTGGCGTGCACCACTATTCGTTTCCAGCCGGCGACCCTGGGCTGTATTTTGATCTGAGCCACTCCTTCGTAAAGCGCTTCAAGCAGGAGCAGCACACCACCGAGGGCACGGTGCTTAGCGGCTGGATTGAAGCCGCTACCACCTGCGACGCGGGCCTGTACCGCCTGTTCTATTACCTAGAAATCAACCGCCCGGTGCAGTGGGAAACCACGGGCGCGCACCAACTGATTGCCCGCCTGTCCTCCTCGGGCAGTCCTGCCGAGGTAGAAGTGCGGGTAGCCTTTTCCTCGGTCAGTGTGGCGTATGCGAAGGCCGGGCTGCGCCGAGAATCTTTCGTGGCGCTCCGGCAGCAAAGCAGCCAGGCTTGGAACGCGCTGCTAAACCGGGTGCAGGTGCAGGGCGAACCAGCGCGCACCAAACTGTTCTATTCTATGCTGTACCGCACGTTGCAGTCACCCTACGTGGTGTCGGAGCCTGATGGCAGCTATCAGGCCATTGATGGCTCACGGCAAATGTCGCGCATGCCCATCTACAACGGCTGGGCCGTCTGGGACAACTACCATACCCAGTTGCCCTTGTTGTCGTTGGTGTACCCCACCGAGTTTCAGAACATAGCTGCTTCGCTGGCCAACCTCTACCGCTTCGGCAAAAAAGACTTTGCTACCAAGCACGAGCCGTCGCCTACCGTGCGCACCGAACACGCTATTGTAGTGTTGCTCGATGCCTACCGCAAAGGCTACAAAGTGGATTTGCGCGGCATCCGCGACTCGTTGATCAGTGAAGTGAACCGCCTCGATTATTCGCACCCCGATAAGGCTCTGGAATCATCTTATGATGCGTGGGCGCTAGCCGGGATTCTAGCCGAACTCAAAGACGACAAGCTAAGCGCGCAGTACCGGCAGAAAGCTCTCGGCTACCGTAACTATTGGCGCAAAGATTTCGCGGATATAACTCAGCCCGATGTCGATAAGCTGCCGGCGCGGGGCATGTACCAGGGCACCGTCTGGCAGTATCGCTGGGCCGTGCCGTTCGACGTAAAAGGCTTGATAACGCTAATGGGCGGCGAAGCGGCCTACCGCCAGCAACTCGACAATTTCTTCGCCGGCGACTTCTACAACCACGCCAACGAAACCGACTTGCAGGCCCCGGCGCTCTACAACGCCTCGCAGCAGCCCTGGAAATCCCAGGCCCTCTTGCACCAACTGGCCGTGGACACCGTGGTGCAGCACTATTTCAACGACAATAGCCGCGGCATTGACCCCTACATTGGCCGCATCTACCAAAACCAGCCCCAGGCCTACCTGCGCACCATGGACGACGATGCCGGCGCCATGTCGGCGTGGTACGTGCTGACGGCGTGCGGCCTCATGCCCGCCTGCGTGGGTGAGCCAGTGTACTACCTGTCGTTGCCGTTGTTTGAAAAGCTAACGCTTCAGGTAGCTCCCAAGAAAACCTTAGCTATTC